From the genome of Terriglobales bacterium:
TGACTTTGGCGGCACAAACTAGCCCCAGCACCGCTAAGCACAAACCGGCAACCACGCATCGCAAAACGGTGTCTGCCAAAAATACTCAACCAGATGTCCCACCCATGCCCCAGGTAGATAAACCTACGGCGGTCATTGACACAACCGCGGGCCGCCTGACTTGTACGCTCTTCCCGGATAAATCCCCCAAGAGCGTAGAAAATTTTGTGGGGCTGGCGACAGGCATGAAGGACTGGAAAGATCCCAAAAGCCGCAAGGAGGTACACCACGTTCCGCTCTATAACGGGACCATATTTCATCGTGTGATTCCCAACTTCATGATCCAGGGTGGCGATCCACTGGGAGACGGCACCGGCGGTCCCGGCTATGAGATTCCCGACGAATTCCCGGACGTGAAGTTCGACCTGCCTGGCCGTCTGGCCTACGCCAACTCCGGTCCCAACACTGACGGCTCTCAATTCTTTATCACCGAGGGACCTACACCCTGGCTGGATGCGGGCCACTACACCATCTTCGGTACATGTGATGATGCAACTGTGACTTTGGTGAAAAACATTGCCCGGCGTGCGCGTGACGAACGCAACGATCGCCCATTTGATCCGGTGAAGATTGAGCAGATTACTATTCTGGGAATGCCGACTGCGTCAGTCCCCACCGCAAAAGCGATAACCCACCCCACCAAAAAGCCTTTACCAGTAAAAAAGCAGTAAAGGTGACATGAAAAGACTTTTACAAGGAGCACACCATGGCACGACCAGCCGGAACTTACGCAATTTTTGATACCACTCTGGGGCAGATTGTCTGCCGCTTGTTTGAGAAAAATGCGCCCAAAACCGTCCAGAATTTCACCGATCTGGCCGAAGGCAAGCGCGAATGGACACATCCTGTCACACGCACAAAAAGTAAGCAGCCGCTCTATCACGGAACCATATTTCATCGAGTGATCCCGAACTTCATGATCCAGGGCGGCGATCCTGCCGGCACGGGCTTTGGTGGCCCCGGGTACCAGTTTGAAGACGAGACCAAAGGCTCGCCACACAGTTTCGACAAGCCCGGCAAGTTGGCCATGGCCAACTCCGGCCCCAACACCAATGGCTCTCAGTTCTTCATCACCGTAGCTCCCACACAGTGGCTCACCGGGAAGCACACTATTTTTGGAGAAGTCGTCGAAGGTCAGAACGTGGTGGAAAAGATCGTGAATAGCCCCACCGGCCCCCAGGACAAGCCCGCGCAGGAGGTCAAAATCACCTCCATTACAATTGAGCGGAGTTGAATACCTGGAACCTGTTGCAAAATGGAGCCCAAGTTCTGACTCCGCAAAATTAAGTCATGGAACTTCTTGTTTTAAAAATCGCGGTTATTGCAGCTTGCGGCTCCGCGCTCTTCTATGTTGCCAGATCATTGTCGGGCGATTCCGCTGGCCATACTTCGCCGCTGCCCTATCCGATCGAAAGGGCGCGGCCAAGCTCGACGCCAGACTCACAAAGAAAATCTCCTCCCAGAGTTGGAAATGAGCTTCCATTCCCGCTCGATGTGGACGAACTTGAGGTGGAGCTTGAGGAAAAGTATGGCCCCGATTTTTTTCGTCCCAAGATTTTGAATTACTTCTTCCGCAACACCGACCTTGAAACCGGCCCCATGGATCCAACTGATTTCTTTGATCAATTTGTTATCGAATTGGAAAACCCGGAAGATGGTTACCAGTGGACACAATCCGCCATGGTTACAACCCCCAAAGGGCTTGGCCGCATGATGGCTGAAAACCACGAAGACGCTGTTTGGGAAAAGAACCTGCTTGTCGTCAAACGCTTCGACCTCAGGCTCATCTTGCGCTCTGTTCTTGAAGACTGTGCGGCATTTCATGCCGCATCAAATACCGAGTTCGAATCTCAACAAGACCTATCCGACGAAACATCGGCTGACTAACTTTGGCCTGTTGATCATCTCTAAAATGCAAAGAGACACAGCCTGTGCTACGTCTCCTCAAACTGCAAACTAGAGCTGTTTTACACTCCGATTACGTTCACCAGTTCTTTCACCGCATCTGCGCTCTTTTGCAGCGCTGCCTGCTCTTCCGGCATCAGCTTGATCTGGATAATCTCTTCCAATCCACGCGCTCCAAGTTTGCAGGGCACGCCGACAAACAGCCCCTGAATACCGTACTCCCCTTCCAGGTAGACCGTGCAGGGCAGGATTTTCTTTTTGTCCTTAAGAATAGCTTCTACCATCTCTGCAACGGCCGCCGACGGAGCATAGTAAGCGCTGCCTGCTTTCAAATACTTCACAATCTCCGCACCGCCATCGCGTGTGCGCTGTACCAGGCGCTCGATTGTGGCAGCGTCCATTAATTCCGTAATAGGAATTCCAGCAACTGTAGAGTAGCGCGGCAGCGGGACCATGGTATCTCCGTGTCCGCCGAGGACGAAGGCGGTTACGTTTTCCACGCTGACCTTTAGCTCCTGAGCGATAAAGGTACGGAAACGTGCCGAGTCGAGCACGCCTGCCATTCCGATCACACGGTTACGTGAAAATTTGCTGATCTTGAATGCGGTCTGCGCCATGGCATCCAGCGGGTTCGAAACTATAATCAAGATGCTGTTGGGAGAAGCGGCCACGCATTTGCCAACGACATCTTGCATGATCTTGTAGTTGGTGTTGAGCAGGTCGTCGCGGCTCATCCCGGGCTTGCGTGGAATACCGGCTGTAATCACGACAATATCCGAATTGGCTGTGGCAGCGTAGTCATTGGTTCCCACAACCAGGGAGTCTTTCTTTTCAATAGGCATGGCCTCAAGCAGATCAAGCCCCTTGCCCTGAGGAATGCCATCCATAATGTCCACCAGCACCACGTCGGCCAATTCTTTCGAGGCGATCCAGTGTGCTGCCGTTGCTCCCACGTTCCCAGCCCCAACCACCGTTACCTTCTTACGCATATATATGATTCCTCTCGTTATTTCTCTTGAAATCCAGTCTCGAGCCACGTCAATCCGCGGCGAAAACCTCATCCCATGTTTTGAATAATGTGGTCGGCAAATTCACTTGTCTTCACTTTGGTTGCGCCCTCCATCAGCCGCTCGAAATCGTATGTCACTTTCTTTTGCTGAATGGTGCGCTCCATTGCATTTTCAATGAGGCGAGCGGCCTCCGGCCATCCCAGAAAATCGAACATCATCACGCCAGAAAGGATTACCGAACCAGGGTTGATGACATCCTTGTCTGCATATTTAGGGGCGGTACCGTGCGTCGCTTCAAAGACAGCATACTCATCACCGATGTTGCCGCCGGGAGCAATTCCCAATCCGCCCACCTGCGCGGCGCAAGCATCGGAGAGGTAATCGCCGTTCAGGTTTGGACATGCGATCACATCGTACTCGTTCGGACGTGTAATGACCTGTTGAAAAATTGAGTCGGCGATGCGGTCGCTGATTAATACTTTTTGTTTCCATGCGCCCTTGCCATGCGTGGAATAAATGGTGTCCAGCACATCGCGGACCTCTTCGCAAACCTTCTGCGTGAAGTCCTTCGGGGCCAGTTCCAGTCCTGGCTCGATCAAAGCTGCATTCTGCTCGATGCTGATATTAGGGTTCTTGTCTTTATTGTCCAGGATCCAGCTCTCACGCTCAGAAACGGTCTGGCTGCGGAATTCGTCGCGGGCAACTTCATATCCCCACTTGCGGAAGGCGCCTTCAGTGAATTTCTGGATGTTGCCTTTATGCATCAGGGTAACGGAACGTCGTTTCTTCTCGATGGCATAGCGAATGGCGGCCTTTACCAGTCTTTTCGTCGCTGTGGCGGAGATCGGTTTGATGCCTACGCCGGAATCTGCCGCGATCTGTTTCTTCGAACCTTTCAGCATCTGGGTATTGATGAAGTCTATGATCCTGGCGGCGTCCGGGGTTCCCTTCTCCCACTCGATACCGGCATACACGTCTTCCGTGTTCTCGCGGAAGATGACTACATCTAGCAGCTCAGGATGCTTCACCGGCGAAGGGACGCCTTTGTAATATCGCACCGGCCGTAAACATACATAGAGATCGAGAATCTGCCGCAGCGCCACGTTCAGCGACCGGATACCACCTCCCACCGGCGTTGTCAGCGGTCCTTTGATAGCAACCCGGAATTCGCGGATCGCCTCAATGGTATCGTCAGGCAACCAGTTGTTAAATTGCTTAAAAGCCTTCTCACCCGCAATTACTTCGTACCAGGCAACCTTGCGCTTGCCCTTGTAGGCTTTTTCTACGCCTGCATCAAAAACCCGGTGTGAAGCCCGCCAGATGTCGCGACCCGTACCATCGCCTTCGATATAAGGAATGACGGGGTTATCCGGAATAGAAAATTTGCCATTTGCGTAAGCAATCCTCGCCCCACTGGCAGGAACAGAAATACCGTTATATGCCTTCGACATGAAGCCCTTTCCAAAAATTGAATATGAATTGAGAGCTCCAACCGATAGTGCTTCTACACTCGCTGGAGCAAACTATCTAAATTATCATCTCGTAGGAAGGGCGCGCAATAAACCATGCGAATTCTTGGGATTTCAAACTGTTGGGTTTCGTTTATTTATGAGTCGCTGTCTACGCATTCCGCTAAATTGCCTCAGACTGATTCCAGTATTCCGGCGAAATTGAAGTTGATCAATGACTTGCTGTCGGAGACCAACTAACTGGAATCCTGCCTACTAAGTAAAATTTACCTATTGAAACCTTCCTTGACATGATGGGGGGAATTGGAATATGGTTCATTCGCAAAGATTTGTAAAGCTTTCGTAAAGATACATAGACAAGCTTAAGCTTCGAGTCTTTGGAACTTCCAGCCAGCAAAACTTAAAACTTAGTGTACTAGTTTAAAGATCAGACATTTCATACTGATTGATCGAGATTTAGGAATGGGAGAGGTGTATCCGAACGTTCTATTCAAATGCATCAATGCTACGTTTACTCAGGGTCAGGCAGTAAGCTGAAAGATGCACGCGCCCACATATTCTTAATTGCCATTAGCGGAGTTACCTTCGTTGCCGCCGGACTCCGTTTGCTTCACTTAGGGTCCAAGAGCCTTTGGGTGGACGAATGCGGAAGTCTTGCCTTTGCTCAACAATCCTGGCCAGCATTTTGGAAGACCATGTGGCAAGGCGAAGCCAACATGTTGACTTACTATCTTTTGCTTCGCGGTTGGATTCACCTTGGAAACACAGAGTTCATAGTTCGGGCCTTGTCCGTCATTCCGGCAGTGGCAACCGTGTTTATTATCTACCGGCTTGGGGCCCGTCTTTTTTCAACTTCGGTGGGCGTGGTGAGTGCCCTACTACTGGCTGTCAATGCGTGTCATGTAGCCTACTCGCAAGAAGCCCGGAGCTATGCCCTTCTGCTTTTCTTTTTGACACTCTCAATCCTTCGATTTGCCATAGCGATCGAAGACTCAACCTCTGGAAACTGGCTGCTTTATGCACTCGTAACCGTCGCTGCTATCTACACGCATTTCTTTGCTGGATTGCTCATGCTGGCGCAATGGGCTTCCTTGTTTTTCTTGCCCCGTAAGGCCATTGATCTGAAGAAGTTTTGCCTGAGTGCAGCGGCGATTGGGCTCTCCATCCTTCCTGCGCTATGGTTCATGCTGAGGAAAGATGTCGGCCAGATTGATTTCATTCCGAACCCGGGGATTATGGAACTTTACCGTCTTCTGCTGTTTCTCGCCAGTTATGGTGGCAAGGTCTTTGGGGTTCTTCTGGCAATCGTTTACGTAATCTGCCTTGGAATGTCACTGTGGGTATTTTTCGCTACGTGGCGTGAGTCAAAGCAATCTATCGAATCATGGCGCTTCATTCTTTTGCTGAGCTGCTTACTGCTCCCAATTTTCACGGACATGGTAATTTCCCATTCAGGAAAGCAGATTTTTAATTACCGTTACCTGGTGATCTGTCTGCCTGCACTTCTGGTATTGGTAGCGCGTGGGTTTTGTTGCCTTCGGTCGCAGCGTATTTTTGTGACTGGATTGGTGATCGTTTCCGTGCTGTCCTTGGCAACAGTATGGAAGTACTATGCAAAGCCAAAAGAAAATTGGAGGGCGGCTACACAATACTTGCTGTACAACAGCGGCCCGCTGGATACCGTCGTCTCCTATCCCTGGTACGCACAACAGCCGCTTGCGTATTACCAACAACAGCTTCATCCAGCTTCAAATACATTGCATGTGGTACCTTCGCAGTTTTACGCAATTGACACGTCGCGATTGAATCATCCTGAAGTTGTTTGGCTACTTTCCTGCCGCGAGGATGAGTATCTTCGCTCGTTTCGAAAACATTTGTCTGAGGCCTATCCCTACCACCGCGAACTGCGCTACGACGGGGCTATTGTAGTGGAACAATATTCTAATCAGGAATTAACCACTCGTAATCATCAAAATCTTGATGCTGTGGCTGACTCCGCTACATTACTGTTTCATTGAGGCGCGATTCACACTTTATGCCCAACTTCAAACCTCGTATGGCCGAACAAAAACCGTTCTTCCAGTGCACCATCGTCATCCCTGCATACAATGAGGCGGATCGCATTGTCCAAACCCTTGATCATATTTTGGTGTACGCATGCGAAAAGCAGTGGTCCGTGGAAATCATCGTTGTGGATGACGGTTCCACTGACACCACGGCAGAGATCGTCACCAACTATGCCATTTATAATCCCTCGATTCGCCTGATCCGGAACCCCGTTCATCGTGGCAAGGGACACTGCGTTCGCATGGGCGTTATGGACGCCACCGGGCATGTGGTATTAATCACCGATGCTGACCTGCCCGCCTGTATGGAAGAAACTTCCATGCTTTTCCAGAAGCTCAGCGAAGGCGCTGACATTGTCATCGGCTCAAGGTGGTTGAAGCCCAGTTTGCAGCAAATACGCCAGTCTTTCCTCAGGCGAGGTTTAGGCCGTTGCTTCAATCTTCTGGTTCGATTGTTACTCGGCCTCCGCTTCCGGGATACGCAGTGTGGCTTTAAGGCATTCACGAATCAAGCCGCCAGCCTGACATTTCGCTTTCAAACCGTTTCAGGCTGGGCATTTGATGCGGAATTACTCGTAATTGCAAAAGGGCTTCGGATGATCGTGAAAGAAGTTCCCGTCCGAATACAACACGACCGGCGTTCGAAGTTGAAGCCATTTTTACATGGTTTCGAAATGCTATCGGAGGTAGTGCGAATCGCATGGTATGAACTTTTGGGTAAGTATCCCAGCCCGGCTGCTCCTTTCATTGTTCTGCAATCCGATGGCGTTCGGGGAAAAAACCTGTGGTCCTGTCTCATACCTACGCCTGCGAGGGTAACATTTGCGGTCTTAATCCTACTGGGGACCAGCATGTTCATGAACGGTATTACTGCGGTCATTGGTTCGAATGGATCGAGGGAACAGCTTTCTTCAGTAGTTTTGCAAAGGTTCCAGCCTGCACAAGATTTGCATTCTGATTTCCAAAATCCAACTCAGGATTCCGAGCAAAATGCTGCGGCCGATGAGTTTGACTATATCTCCAATCAGGATTAAAGGCACACGCCAGCTTTTTGCAAGGGCACAACAGCGGAACCCGAGAAGCAGGAGCAGCGTTACGAAGCCCTCAAATCAAAGATGAATTCGCCATTCAAACGCAGCCGAATTGTCGCCTTGGCCATTTTGGCTCTCTTGTTCATCATTGTGTTCTTTGCGCTTAGAAACTGCGGGAATTATCTGGTTGTTGATAATGCCAGGAAATCCGATGTTATCTTGGTTCCTTCAAGAGGGTTGCAACTCCGGTATGACAGAGGAATATATTTACTAAAAGATGGATACGCTGAGCACATGATCGCCGATGTGCCGGCAATCAAATATTTTGGTAATTCAGCGCCGGAACTGGCACAGAAGTATTTCGATCAACAACCCGATGTTGCCGGCAAAATAGATATTTGCGTTATCAAGATCAATCTTTCGGAGAGCCTTCAGGCAGCCAAGTGCCTGGAGAAGTTCAAGCCCAAGAGTGTTCTAATTATTGCAGGTGAATTTGAAACGCGACGTGCTTTGAAGGATTACTCTCACTATCTTCCTCAGTACGAATGGTCTGTCACTCCAGCCGAGCCAAACCCCCAATATCCTATAAGATGGTGGCGCAACAAAGATCAAGCGAGAATAGTTTATTTGGAATGGACCCAGCTACTCTGGTGGGAGATCTTCGGCCGCTGAGCAGTGTAGCTACACATTTTATTTTTCGGGTCGAAATTATCACCAATGATTAGACCATCAACCGGTTAAACGTTGCCCGCACCTCGGTCGTCACCCGGTCGAGCTCCTGTTCGAGTCCCTGCGGAAAATCTCTTTGCAGGATGCGACCAACAATTTTCTCAACCACTCCGCTGCCATGCTCGCTTCCCGGGGGCGCAGGACGAGCCCGGCCTTTCACCACGCGAATAACGTGATCAACGGTCCTAAGGAATTCTGCAGCGTAGTCCAAAGTGGCACAATCAGCATCGTCGAGAAGGTTGTGACTCGCCAAAGCATAGAGCCGGTCCCGAATATTGATGCAGGCATGGGCCATTCCGTGCCGGATTTGCAGATAACCGGCAAGAAAATCAATGTCGTAAAACCCTCCCGGCCCTCTTTTGAAATTTTTCCCTTTTATGCTCTCAGCTTCCGCAAGCTTGATACGCATCTCCAATATCATGGGCAAAAAATCTGGTATCGCGGGAAAATGTTTGATTTCCTGCAGCACGCAATCGAGTGTGCGGTCCGCGAGCTCATCTGGGCCGGCGATGTGGCGGATCTTCGAGAAGCTCAAGGCCTCCCAAACACGGGCTTGGCCTTTTTCTGAAAAATAAGTGCGCAATGCTGAAACCGTGCACACCAGGTCGCCATCTCCGCCCAGCGGTCGCAGGCGTGTATCCACAGGAAACACAGTGCCCTCCTGCGTATACGCCGTTAGGATATCCACCGTTTGCTCGGCAATTTTGGTCGCTACAACCGGGTCCATGTCATCGGATCGCACAAAGATCAGGTCAGCATCTGAAGCGATATCGAATTCGTAAGTTCCGAGGCGACCCAAGGCAAACACCGTCAAGCCTGGTGATTTGATCTCGTGCCGGCTGTGAGCGATGGCAAGGGCAGCCTGAATAGCTGCATCGGCTGCGCGTGAGGTATCCAAGAGTGAGTCAAAGACACAACGCGGCTGAAGAATATCGGTAACGCCAAGCGCGAAAAGGCGGCGACGGTAGTGCTTGCGCAAAAATACCATCTTCTCGGCGTGGCTGTAATCTGCGGTTGGCAGAAATTCCAGCGTGGTATCTGAAGTTGCCGGCTCACTATTAGGAACAAGCTTGAGCTGCTCTTGCTGCGCCGCATTGAAATGCAGCGCCGAATCCTCCAAAGTAGCGATTTCTTCAGGGTGGCGTATCAGTAAGTCCGAAAGGTAATCACTGTTTTCAAAAATCGAGAGCGCCCGCTCGAGCGCCTCTCCAGAACCTAGAACGGATGCCCAACGTTCAGAACTTGTAAGAGCTGAGCTGAGGAAGCGGTGTAACATGCGACGCATACGGCTGCTCAGATCTCGGCGTGAGGCCATTTGATACAAGGGCAGTGAATCCACCGCCAACCGGTGCAAAACCTGCTCAAAGGATTGTTCCCGGCCCGGCTCCGCTACCGGTATCGAACGCAGTCTGAATTGCTTTCCTGCCTGCTCTTGCTGCTGCATGACCTGTTGTTCATGAATGATCCGTTGGTAAATCTGGGCTACGCGGTTCATCTTGCTCTGCAAGTTCTTAAGCAATTGCTTGCCAGAATCTGCTGTGAGACGTTCATGCGATGGGGTCACCGTCCGGGCAATAACCAGCAGATCGTCAGGAGCTTCTGGCAGGCGATGGGTTTGCTGCCCATGCTTCAACTGAAGCCGGTGTTCGATTCTCCGAAGGAATTCATAAGTGCCGTTGAGCTCGTGAAAATCATTGCCGCTGATGTGGCTTTTGTCGTGCAGCTTTTGAAGTGAAAACAGCGTTCCACTGGATTGCAGCCAGGGCTCTTCCCCGCCATAAATGCGTTGCAGGCATTGCACCAAAAACTCGATATCACGAATGCCTCCCCGGTCTAATTTGACGTCAATTCCCTGCTCTTTTTTGTTAACCGCACGATTCAACTGGCGGCGTGCGCCAATTTTTTCACGTGAGGCCAACGCCGTTTCCACGGCAGTAAAATTCAGTCCTTTGCTGTACACACGCGGTTGCACACCCCGGATAAACTCGCGCGACAGCTCGACGTCTCCCGCCGAATGCCGTACCTTAATCAACGCCTGCAACTCCCAATCGTGCGCGGCGTCCTGGTAGTAGCGCAGGGCCTGGCTTAGTGGGATCGTGGGCTCACCCTCGTTGCCCTGCGGACGCAGGCGCAGATCGATGCGAAAGACTGCTCCTTCCTTGTTTGGGCGCGAAAGGGTTTCCGTAATTTGCTGTGCCAACCGTGCAAAGTATTCACGGTTATGGAGCCCATCAGCATCGGGGTTTTCTCCGTCTTCAAATAGAAACAGCAGGTCAACATCCGAGTTGTAATTCAGCTCATTGCCACCCAGCTTTCCCAGTGCGAGCACGGCAAAATCGGTGTCAAACAATCGCTGTTCGTTCCCCAAATGCTGAGGGGCGCCGTGGCGCTTGCGCAAGGCTGAATCGCATTCAATCCACGCCTTCTCGATGAGCACATTCGAGAGCGTTGAAATTTCTGCGGTGATCTCTGCCAGTCCGGCCATGCGCAGCACGTCGCGCAGCATGATGCGGAT
Proteins encoded in this window:
- a CDS encoding peptidylprolyl isomerase; this translates as MARPAGTYAIFDTTLGQIVCRLFEKNAPKTVQNFTDLAEGKREWTHPVTRTKSKQPLYHGTIFHRVIPNFMIQGGDPAGTGFGGPGYQFEDETKGSPHSFDKPGKLAMANSGPNTNGSQFFITVAPTQWLTGKHTIFGEVVEGQNVVEKIVNSPTGPQDKPAQEVKITSITIERS
- the mdh gene encoding malate dehydrogenase; translated protein: MRKKVTVVGAGNVGATAAHWIASKELADVVLVDIMDGIPQGKGLDLLEAMPIEKKDSLVVGTNDYAATANSDIVVITAGIPRKPGMSRDDLLNTNYKIMQDVVGKCVAASPNSILIIVSNPLDAMAQTAFKISKFSRNRVIGMAGVLDSARFRTFIAQELKVSVENVTAFVLGGHGDTMVPLPRYSTVAGIPITELMDAATIERLVQRTRDGGAEIVKYLKAGSAYYAPSAAVAEMVEAILKDKKKILPCTVYLEGEYGIQGLFVGVPCKLGARGLEEIIQIKLMPEEQAALQKSADAVKELVNVIGV
- a CDS encoding NADP-dependent isocitrate dehydrogenase; protein product: MSKAYNGISVPASGARIAYANGKFSIPDNPVIPYIEGDGTGRDIWRASHRVFDAGVEKAYKGKRKVAWYEVIAGEKAFKQFNNWLPDDTIEAIREFRVAIKGPLTTPVGGGIRSLNVALRQILDLYVCLRPVRYYKGVPSPVKHPELLDVVIFRENTEDVYAGIEWEKGTPDAARIIDFINTQMLKGSKKQIAADSGVGIKPISATATKRLVKAAIRYAIEKKRRSVTLMHKGNIQKFTEGAFRKWGYEVARDEFRSQTVSERESWILDNKDKNPNISIEQNAALIEPGLELAPKDFTQKVCEEVRDVLDTIYSTHGKGAWKQKVLISDRIADSIFQQVITRPNEYDVIACPNLNGDYLSDACAAQVGGLGIAPGGNIGDEYAVFEATHGTAPKYADKDVINPGSVILSGVMMFDFLGWPEAARLIENAMERTIQQKKVTYDFERLMEGATKVKTSEFADHIIQNMG
- a CDS encoding peptidylprolyl isomerase — protein: MSRLLPLFLLLSLTLAAQTSPSTAKHKPATTHRKTVSAKNTQPDVPPMPQVDKPTAVIDTTAGRLTCTLFPDKSPKSVENFVGLATGMKDWKDPKSRKEVHHVPLYNGTIFHRVIPNFMIQGGDPLGDGTGGPGYEIPDEFPDVKFDLPGRLAYANSGPNTDGSQFFITEGPTPWLDAGHYTIFGTCDDATVTLVKNIARRARDERNDRPFDPVKIEQITILGMPTASVPTAKAITHPTKKPLPVKKQ
- a CDS encoding dolichyl-phosphate beta-glucosyltransferase; translation: MAEQKPFFQCTIVIPAYNEADRIVQTLDHILVYACEKQWSVEIIVVDDGSTDTTAEIVTNYAIYNPSIRLIRNPVHRGKGHCVRMGVMDATGHVVLITDADLPACMEETSMLFQKLSEGADIVIGSRWLKPSLQQIRQSFLRRGLGRCFNLLVRLLLGLRFRDTQCGFKAFTNQAASLTFRFQTVSGWAFDAELLVIAKGLRMIVKEVPVRIQHDRRSKLKPFLHGFEMLSEVVRIAWYELLGKYPSPAAPFIVLQSDGVRGKNLWSCLIPTPARVTFAVLILLGTSMFMNGITAVIGSNGSREQLSSVVLQRFQPAQDLHSDFQNPTQDSEQNAAADEFDYISNQD
- a CDS encoding glycosyltransferase family 39 protein — encoded protein: MDECGSLAFAQQSWPAFWKTMWQGEANMLTYYLLLRGWIHLGNTEFIVRALSVIPAVATVFIIYRLGARLFSTSVGVVSALLLAVNACHVAYSQEARSYALLLFFLTLSILRFAIAIEDSTSGNWLLYALVTVAAIYTHFFAGLLMLAQWASLFFLPRKAIDLKKFCLSAAAIGLSILPALWFMLRKDVGQIDFIPNPGIMELYRLLLFLASYGGKVFGVLLAIVYVICLGMSLWVFFATWRESKQSIESWRFILLLSCLLLPIFTDMVISHSGKQIFNYRYLVICLPALLVLVARGFCCLRSQRIFVTGLVIVSVLSLATVWKYYAKPKENWRAATQYLLYNSGPLDTVVSYPWYAQQPLAYYQQQLHPASNTLHVVPSQFYAIDTSRLNHPEVVWLLSCREDEYLRSFRKHLSEAYPYHRELRYDGAIVVEQYSNQELTTRNHQNLDAVADSATLLFH